Part of the Methanobacterium bryantii genome, TAACGCGGCTGCATCCTCGTTGAAACTTTTCCTGCTGTAAACGACATTGTGAAAATGCCTATGCTCATGGGTATCAGGGTTAAACCAGTTACAAGGGGGTTAGTTCCTATAACTCCCTGTAAAAACACTGGAATAATGAAAGTTACCCCTCCAATTGTGAAATTCATGATCATTCGAGATATATTTCCTAAGGTGAAAGAATGATCTTTAAAGAGGGTGATGTCAAGTAAAGGCATTTTATTTCCTTCAATCCTTCTTTTCTGGGTGAAATAGAATATAATCAAGAGAATTATTCCAATTATAATGGATAAAATGGCAGTGTTCCAGCTTGAAGGGCTGTTAAGCAGCAGTACACCTACAACAAGTAGAAATATCCCCACTGAAGAATTTACTGCCCCCAAAACATCTATTTCGCGCCATTTTATAACGGGTGGGAATACATCGATCTCTTTTGAAAACAGGAGTATTGCAATGATTATAACCAGTTCAAGTGCAAAAGCGTAACGCCAGGAGTAGTAAGTTGTTAAAAATCCGCCTATAATTGGTCCGATAGTCCCTGCTCCTGAAGCCATGGAACTTATTATTCCCAGTGCGAAGGCTCTTTTTTCTCCTCCGTAAGTTCCGGAGATTATGGAAGTAGTGGCAGGCATCATAAGTGCAGCCCCTACTCCTTCAAGTATGGACCATCCGAGCAGAAGCATGGTGCTGTTTATACTTAGAGCAGCGACTATTGTGCCTGCTCCATAGATAGAGGCACCCATAAGGAATGTTTTTTTCCTTCCAAAAACTTCCTGTAGTTTACCTCCAAAAAGCATTAATGAAGCCATAACCAGGGAATAAATTGCAATTATGGCTTGAATAGTCTGAATAGTAGTACCCAAATCCTTTATTAAAGTATAGATTGCCACATTCAAAAATGTTTTGTCTATAACTATGGTAAAAACAGATAGGGTAACAATTATAAGTGTTAACCATCCATTTTTTGATTTTTCAGCCACTATAAATGCCCTCCACGGATTTAAGTAATGATTAAAGTTAAAATATTAAACAAATCAAATAGCGCATCTTCATGTCCTTACTATTTTTGTTTTTCATTTGATTAATTTTTATACATTAAAAAAGGGAATATATGTCTAAATAGTTTTAAAAAGATACATTTCTATTTTTAGATTATTTAAAGGGATATGCTGGTTAAAAATATTTTAATATCAAAAAAATAATAGTTTAAATAAAGTATTTATAAATTTAAATATTATTAAAGCGTAAACTATTTTTTTAAATAAACTTAAATTTGTTTTAAAATAAATCAATATTTAACTGAATTTTAAGTCAATGATATAGATTTCTATGTTTAAAGGGTATTTAAATGAACTCCAATCTAAATAAGCGTTTTTGGGAAGTTGACTCCCTGCGTGGACTTGCTATATTAATGATGGTAGTGTTCCATTTTATATTTGACCTGAACTATTTTGGAATTTACAGTTTCAACATGTACTCTGGATTTTTATGGTGGTTTGCGCGTGTAACTGCATCTATATTCATCTTCTTGGTGGGAGTATCTTTAAGTCTTAGTTATGCAAGGACAACCATTTCAAGCAACTGTACAACTGAAAAAGAGCTTTTTTTGAAGTATTTAAAGAGGGGGCTTAAAATATTCTTTTACGGGCTTTTAATTACCGCTGCTACCTACATTTTTATTGGAGACGGATTCATAGTGTTCGGAATTCTTCACTTTATAGGGGTAGCTATCATTCTGGAATATGTATTTCTAAGACGTAAATATCTCAACTTATTTTCAGGTATAGCATTTATCGCTGCCGGAATTCTCTTAATGAGTTTTAGATTTGATTTTTATGGCCTACTATGGCTTGGATTCATTCCAAATAACTTTTACACTGTAGACTATTTCCCACTGCTGCCGTGGTTAGGAATAGTTTCATTTGGAATATTTCTTGGAAACACCCTCTATGAAAAATATGTGAGGCAGTTTGAACTGCCTGATCTGTCAAATAATCTGGTTGTGAAGGTTTCAAGCTTTTTAGGGAAGCATTCACTGCTTATTTATTTAATTCACCAGCCGATAATAATTATACTGCTGCTTCTTTTTGGCTTTATAGATCTCAGTTATTTTTTTCCTACTCTTTAATGCGCATAATGGTTCTAAGTCCATTTACTCAGTATGTTTAGATCGTTTAATAATAGGTAGACTCTATAAGTGGATAATCAGGTTTTTGCTGTTGCAGGACTGCTGGTTGGGATAGATGATTTTCTATAGCTCTGAAGTGTTATTTTGCCAATATACTTTTTGGAGGGAATTTTTGGTAATGTACTGGCATATATTTTACGGCTTCCAAAGAAGATATTGTCTGGTTTTCCTCTATACCTTTTAATTAATTTTCCACCGTCGTAGGATGCCCATACTTTAACTTCAGTTGAATTGGAGACATTGACTCTATAGGTGATTACATTACGCCTGTTAACTCCATATCTGTCAGTACCTGCAAGATATATTGCAGATGCTACGGAAACAGATTTTTTAGGGATAATGCCATGTCTGTAATATGTAGGGCTGTTAGGAACAACTACATATTCTCCCTCTTTCATTTTAAAGAGTTTGGTTTTTGAGCGTCCATAATTGTAGGTGACCATGCTGACATTACCTGAAGGGTCCTTAATAAGGAAATGTCCGAGCCCTTCTTTCCTTAGCAGCGCATAAGCACTGTTTATATCAGCTTTTTTAATACGTCCTCTTACTGAAGCCCGTCCAGCAATGCTTTCCAGCTTTTTGGTTATCCAGACAATGTCGGGACCACCAGTTGAAACTATCCATCCATTCTGGGTTATAATAGTGTGAAAAAAGTATCCATTGGTTGTTTTATATTCTTTAACTGCTTCTTTTCCATACCACTTTGTTTTTATGATGTGGAGATTTGCGGCGTAGGTGGAATCTCTTCTATATGAGAATACGTCTACTCCCTTTTTAACATGAACCAAAACAGAACAACACCCGCTATTTGTTTTGATAGTTTTGGAAACTTTTTTAATCCCTGTAGAATTAACACTGGTAAAATTAGTTTCACTTGTAAAGTGGTTATTGTAGGTTGTATGGTTATCTAAATTAAATGAGTCATTATTGTCTGCTGCTGCAGCAGTTCCGATTAAAAATAAAAAGGATGCAAATAGAACAGTTATAAAAATTATTTCTTGCAATTTCAAAATTTTCGTTACCCCCACGTAATTTTGAATGATTACATTTTATAATATGTTAAAACTTCGTAATAAATACATATGTTTTGTATAGGAATGATTACAGCTTGTGTTAGATTATGCATGGATTTTTAGTAATTTTATTGCATTTAAAACGTTATTTTTGATATATATTCCGTTTAAATTATTTAAAATAAAAATTAAATGTCAAATCAAATATTTTATGCATATACGTGCATCATATTTCCATTTAAATTATTTAAAAATAACAAATTCTTTGAAATGTAAATTATATGGACTTTTGATTTTCTTTTAGATTTTTCAATAGTTTATACAGTTACTTTACATTTAAAAAGGAATAATCACAATAAATATAACGAATATTTAATTGGTGTAAAAATGCCTTATTTAGTCTGTGATAAATGTAATGCATATTATAAACTCCAAAAAGGTGAATCTATCCGTGATTTTCCTTATTGTGCGTGTGGAAATAAACTTAAATACTACGAATATATTGGGGATTATACTCAAAGGCCAGAAGATTCAGATATTAAATCCAAAAAGGGGATAATGAATTTATGGACAGGTCAAAGTACTGGAATTAAATTAGCATCGATTTTAGTAATTATTTTGGGTATTTTGATAGTTACAGGGGTTTCAGGAGTATTCAACAATGATAATGCCAATAAACCTACTTTACTTGTATTGTATGCTCCATGGTGCTCTTCATGTGATAAATACGAAGAAACTCTTTCAGATCCAGATGTTAAGAAAAAAATTGATGAAAATTATAACTTCCATAAAGTAAATATAGATTGGAATTCGGATATTGTAAAAAAATATGCTGAAAATGGGCAGTTACTGGTTCCAACAACCATAATACTGGATAAAGATGGAAATATTGTAAAAAGATATGAAGGTTACATGGATCCTGATCAGTTATTGGGAGTACTGTCATAATCTTCATATTATGGTGCTGTGAAAATCATAGATTTTCACGTGCTTAACATATGATTTTTTATGATTTAATTTTTATACTTGGCAATCAATATCTATTATTAAATTGAAAATAATTAGATATCATAGTGATTATTTTATTATTAAACAGTAAGGTGTGGCCATGAGTCTTTTAGATAAAGAACGTTCAATTAAAAATCATGAAATAACAGCTTTAGAGAATGTAGAAAGCTTTTTAAAAACAATAAAGAAGAAAAATAACAGCATAAACGCTTTTTTAGAAATAAAAGAAGATGAAGCGATCCAGGCAGCGGAAAAAATCGATTCTAAAATTGAAAAAGGTGCTGAAGTAGGAAAACTTGCAGGGCTTGCTGTTGGGATAAAAAGCAACATCAACATTGAAGATTTTAAGATCACAGCAGCTTCAAAAACCCTTGAAAACTACATTGGAAGCTACAATGCCACTGTTGTAAACCGAATAAAAGAACAGGACGGTATAATTCTTGGTGTAACTAACATGGACGAGTTTGCAGCGGGGAGTTCCACTGAAACATCCTATTTTGGATACACTGAAAACCCTGCCGTGCCTGGAAGGATACCTGGAGGTTCAAGTGGGGGAAGTGCAGCTGCAGTTGCAGCGGAAATGTGTGATCTCTCTTTAGGATCTGATACTGGTGGATCAATAAGAAATCCTGCATCTCACTGTGGAGTTATGGGATTTAAACCAACTTACGGTGTGGTCTCAAGGCAGGGGTTACTTGACCTTGCAATGAGTCTTGACCAGATAGGGCCTTTTGCTCAGGACGCTGGTGGAATTGCTTTAATGCTCGATACCATTGCAGGATACGACCCAATTGAATGCACAAGCCTGAAAGATACTCCTGATTTTGGAGGTATAACTGAAAAGTCACAGGATGCCCTAAAAGGAATGAAGGTGGGTGTAGTAAAAGAGTTCTTTGATGTTTCTGATGACAAGATAGTCAATATAATTGAAGAGCGGATCGATAAAATGACAGAGGCAGGGGCCGAAGTAGTGGAATTAAGCTTTGACTATATCGATTTATGTCTACCTACCTACTACCTCATAAACTATGTTGAATTTTTCTCTGCAACAAGAAAATACGACGGCCGAAAATATGGTTACAGAATTGAAGATGTATGTGGAGATGAAGTTTTAAGGAGAATTCACATAGGTTCATACATCAGCCAGAAAGAATACAGCGGGAAATACTACAAAAAAGCACTACAGGCAAGATCATTAATTAGAAGAGAAATAACCAAGCTTCTTGGCGGTGTAGATGTCATAGTCGGTCCAACAGTTCCAAAACTACCTCACAAACTTGGTGAATCACTGGATACAATGGAAATGTATGCTTACGATGTCCTGACAGTTATAGCAAACCTTGCAGGAATTCCCGCAGCAAGTATGAAGGCTGGAGAAGTTGATGGAATACCAGTTGGACTTCAGATTCAGGGAAAACCATTAGATGATGCTAAAATTATCCATGCAATGGCGGGACTTGAACAGATTTAACCAAATTTTTTATTTTTCAGCGTGGAAACAATGAAAAAAATAGGTCTCCTGTATGTAAAAGGTGCGCTGCCCCTTTTTGAGAATTTCGGTGAACTACCAACCCATATAATAAAAGAAAATGGTATGGTAAACGGTCAAAAAGCCAGTGATGTACTTGACGGGCTTATAATACCTGGTGGGAGCATAATTGAATCACAGAGTGTTGGAGAAGATCTCAAAAAGGAAATCATGAAAATGAATCATGATGGAAAATTTATTTTGGGGATGTGCTCTGGATTCCAGCTGCTTGCAAATAAAACGGATATAGGCAGACGTTCTCCGTGCCCTATTGAAAGGGAAGGTCTTGGAATTCTGGATGTGTCGTTCCGCCCTATGATTGGTACAGACCGAGTTGAAGCTGAAATTCTTGATGATTCATTTTTGACTAAAGGTATGGATGGAAAGACTGTTACAGGTTTTCACTGCCATACTTACGGGTTAATTGAAGGAAATGCTGCCCCTCTTTTTTTAAGCACAGTTAAAAGGACAGATTATCAAAATAATCCTCGTAAAATATTATCTGGAGCTAGAAATGATGAGGGAAATGTTACTGGTACGATGGTTCATGGGTGCCTCGATGAGAATCCTGCACTTGTAGATAATATCCTTGAATTTGTAGGTGCAACTGAAAAAGATATTTTGGAGATTAAAGAGAAGAATACGGAGCTTTCAAAGAAAATTAGAAGCGAAATAGGTATAGATACGAATATTTCTGCCAAATCATTGAATTCTCCAGTAAATCCCTCTAATATGGAGCTTCCTAAGGTCTTGATGATGGTAGGCACTGGTTCAGATTCTGGAAAAACATTCTTGACAACAGGAATCGTGGGGACTTTACGAAAAAGAGGTTATCGAGTTTGTGTATTAAAAGTAGGGCCTGATATAAGGGATTTAGTGCCTTCACTTTACTTGAATAAAGAAAATATGGAAAAATTCTCATCTGTTCAAATAGGCGGACTTGGATGGATGGACTTAGAAAATGTCCTTAAGGACCTGAAAAATCAAAATTATGACCTTGTTTTAATTGAAGGAGTTATGAGTGCATTTACAGGTCTGTTAAATGAAAAAACTCCATTTTCATCGGCTGAAATTGCAAAGGCGGCTAATATTCCAGTTATTGTGGTTTCATCATGCAGTAAAGGTGGAATTGAAACTGCAGCGGTGGATATAGTTGGTCATATAGGCATAATGGATAAAATTGGAGTTAAAACAAGCGGCGTAATTTTAAACCGGGTTTACGATAAATCTATTTCAAAGGTTGCGTCGTCTTATATAACTAAAATGACAGGTAAGAGTGTTATAGCCGAAGTTCCGAAGGTAAAAATGACAGAAAGGGGCAATATTCCTGAAGTAGAAATTAAATTGGAAGAGTTCTGTTTAAATGCTATGAAAACAGTTGAAGAACATTTAAATATGGATCAAATCTTCAAAATGGCTGAAATTCCTGAATTCAGCGGTTATTTGTCCTATAAAGAAATAGTTTCTAAATTTTAAAAAATATAAAAAAATAGGTTTCAGATTAATCTGTTGAATTTTCATCTATATTTTGTATTTTTTCCATTAACTCCTTATTCTGGTTAATCAGTGATTCTATCTCTGAACTGTTGCTGTTTATCTCACTTTTAGTCGAATTAATTTTCTGATTCGTTGTTTCATATACTGCTTCTAAGTTGTTTATTTCTTTTTTTAGATTGTTGTTCTTTTTAATCAGCGATTCTATCTGAGTACTGTTGTTATTTATTTGATTTACTGAGTTAATATACTGTGTTTTAATTTCATTTTTCATTGAATTTTTTATTTCTGTTCTGGGGTCTCTGTTTCGTGGAGTGTGTTCTTTATTCAGGTCATCATATATTTTTTCTATACCCTTTTGGAGGTCTTCATTTTGGGTAAATAGTGAATGTATTTTTTTAAATCCAGTTATGATGGTGCTGTCGTTTTGGTTTGATGTTTGTGGATGTTTTGTTTGCAGCTGTTCATGATTTATACTGGTTGAATTAGCAGCAAATACTGGTAAAGTACCAACCAATATAAATAAACACATTAATGCAATTTTTTTTATAATATTCTTATCTTTATCACCTCCTTGTTTTGATCTAACTTCATTTTAATCTAAGGCGCTTTAAAAATAAATATTTATTTCCGATTTACACCCAAATTTTTACCAAATAAACCCCTAAATAGAACCAAATCAAAAAATAGGCCATGATTAATAATGTAAATTTAAAATAAATTGGATAATAGGATTTAAAAGGTGATAGAGGCTTAAAATAAGTATAAT contains:
- a CDS encoding coiled-coil domain-containing protein — translated: MCLFILVGTLPVFAANSTSINHEQLQTKHPQTSNQNDSTIITGFKKIHSLFTQNEDLQKGIEKIYDDLNKEHTPRNRDPRTEIKNSMKNEIKTQYINSVNQINNNSTQIESLIKKNNNLKKEINNLEAVYETTNQKINSTKSEINSNSSEIESLINQNKELMEKIQNIDENSTD
- a CDS encoding AAA family ATPase, producing the protein MKKIGLLYVKGALPLFENFGELPTHIIKENGMVNGQKASDVLDGLIIPGGSIIESQSVGEDLKKEIMKMNHDGKFILGMCSGFQLLANKTDIGRRSPCPIEREGLGILDVSFRPMIGTDRVEAEILDDSFLTKGMDGKTVTGFHCHTYGLIEGNAAPLFLSTVKRTDYQNNPRKILSGARNDEGNVTGTMVHGCLDENPALVDNILEFVGATEKDILEIKEKNTELSKKIRSEIGIDTNISAKSLNSPVNPSNMELPKVLMMVGTGSDSGKTFLTTGIVGTLRKRGYRVCVLKVGPDIRDLVPSLYLNKENMEKFSSVQIGGLGWMDLENVLKDLKNQNYDLVLIEGVMSAFTGLLNEKTPFSSAEIAKAANIPVIVVSSCSKGGIETAAVDIVGHIGIMDKIGVKTSGVILNRVYDKSISKVASSYITKMTGKSVIAEVPKVKMTERGNIPEVEIKLEEFCLNAMKTVEEHLNMDQIFKMAEIPEFSGYLSYKEIVSKF
- a CDS encoding thioredoxin family protein; translated protein: MPYLVCDKCNAYYKLQKGESIRDFPYCACGNKLKYYEYIGDYTQRPEDSDIKSKKGIMNLWTGQSTGIKLASILVIILGILIVTGVSGVFNNDNANKPTLLVLYAPWCSSCDKYEETLSDPDVKKKIDENYNFHKVNIDWNSDIVKKYAENGQLLVPTTIILDKDGNIVKRYEGYMDPDQLLGVLS
- a CDS encoding heparan-alpha-glucosaminide N-acetyltransferase, whose translation is MNSNLNKRFWEVDSLRGLAILMMVVFHFIFDLNYFGIYSFNMYSGFLWWFARVTASIFIFLVGVSLSLSYARTTISSNCTTEKELFLKYLKRGLKIFFYGLLITAATYIFIGDGFIVFGILHFIGVAIILEYVFLRRKYLNLFSGIAFIAAGILLMSFRFDFYGLLWLGFIPNNFYTVDYFPLLPWLGIVSFGIFLGNTLYEKYVRQFELPDLSNNLVVKVSSFLGKHSLLIYLIHQPIIIILLLLFGFIDLSYFFPTL
- a CDS encoding MFS transporter; translated protein: MAEKSKNGWLTLIIVTLSVFTIVIDKTFLNVAIYTLIKDLGTTIQTIQAIIAIYSLVMASLMLFGGKLQEVFGRKKTFLMGASIYGAGTIVAALSINSTMLLLGWSILEGVGAALMMPATTSIISGTYGGEKRAFALGIISSMASGAGTIGPIIGGFLTTYYSWRYAFALELVIIIAILLFSKEIDVFPPVIKWREIDVLGAVNSSVGIFLLVVGVLLLNSPSSWNTAILSIIIGIILLIIFYFTQKRRIEGNKMPLLDITLFKDHSFTLGNISRMIMNFTIGGVTFIIPVFLQGVIGTNPLVTGLTLIPMSIGIFTMSFTAGKVSTRMQPRYILSIGFLASLAGSIYLSLIFSPFTTVMDMIPGVLFLGIGMGIVFPHSANIIFAAARQDQQPDASGILNTGINLGSSLGTAVLGVILILGSFGTLGGGSMYDLPASDSYGTNNHGWFEKVNAANIPTIKETGVTEDHQKANAMKDAFNVVTLMLIIGLISSLLIPIKPTKHEEHCVTTHI
- the gatA gene encoding Asp-tRNA(Asn)/Glu-tRNA(Gln) amidotransferase subunit GatA, yielding MSLLDKERSIKNHEITALENVESFLKTIKKKNNSINAFLEIKEDEAIQAAEKIDSKIEKGAEVGKLAGLAVGIKSNINIEDFKITAASKTLENYIGSYNATVVNRIKEQDGIILGVTNMDEFAAGSSTETSYFGYTENPAVPGRIPGGSSGGSAAAVAAEMCDLSLGSDTGGSIRNPASHCGVMGFKPTYGVVSRQGLLDLAMSLDQIGPFAQDAGGIALMLDTIAGYDPIECTSLKDTPDFGGITEKSQDALKGMKVGVVKEFFDVSDDKIVNIIEERIDKMTEAGAEVVELSFDYIDLCLPTYYLINYVEFFSATRKYDGRKYGYRIEDVCGDEVLRRIHIGSYISQKEYSGKYYKKALQARSLIRREITKLLGGVDVIVGPTVPKLPHKLGESLDTMEMYAYDVLTVIANLAGIPAASMKAGEVDGIPVGLQIQGKPLDDAKIIHAMAGLEQI